A genome region from Candidatus Methylomirabilota bacterium includes the following:
- a CDS encoding DEAD/DEAH box helicase, translated as MELLERFRARYPFPLDDFQVEACQAIAGGSSVIVSAPTGAGKTLVAEFAIQLALEAGKRIAYTTPLKALSNQKFADFTRALGEDVVGILTGDVKVNPQGRVLVMTTEILRNMFYAGGLSDLGWVVLDECHYMGDEGRGTVWEEIIVNAPKDVPLVALSATVANIKEIADWISIVHRPIVPIYHPHRPVPLSYALADLAGEIHELDKVRTGRARVVGDERRAQDERGRWYTRRVVDPTVLIEALEARGWLPAIYFIFSRVGCERAMEDVLTEGRGLLSREQQRQVTAALDEALGESPAIGESELSQQVLRALRLGVAVHHAGILPSLKRLIERLFERGLCRVVFATETMSLGIHMPARAVVLQSLTKRTERGFRSLSHNELTQMAGRAGRRGIDAEGQCVIALDARDGVEDVLRVVDGSPEPIESRFKLGYGSVALLIGTGAEPAVLRRRIEASFGQYQNLKRIRELETDLRRLEAALAEARGFAAPCGDFARIGRYRRLRQEADLRRRAEGRGTRRGERGLIEAEPGRLALVRRRGAPSLALVLGIHSIRGHRVLVDALLPHGAVVRLKAGAMKQIFWSTPPLAVPRDRGRDHRQLGYLAQELSALDVRELIERERAHRPETALASVECHRCPWGSTTRCDQAWREVERLGERVEQRRQALEAYRGAYWQEFLRVVEVLEQFGAVRQGRLEPKGRLIAGLRHDNELLVSEFATRGILSDLTLAEAAAVCSALTEEARSGEPLIARAFLKSRPKLRRKLDQVAAVAEAVAEAQRQRHLGMPVAVHPGFMPAVFRWASGDDDWPGIVQEAFGGHEGDLIRAMRRLLDLLRQLGESAEVSPPAARLLVQAARVIDRGIVLESALI; from the coding sequence CCCTCGACGACTTCCAGGTCGAGGCCTGCCAGGCCATCGCCGGCGGCTCGTCGGTGATCGTCTCGGCGCCGACCGGCGCCGGCAAGACCCTCGTCGCCGAGTTCGCCATCCAGCTGGCGCTGGAGGCGGGCAAGCGCATCGCCTACACGACGCCGCTCAAGGCGCTCTCGAACCAAAAGTTCGCCGACTTCACGCGCGCCTTGGGCGAGGACGTGGTGGGCATCCTGACCGGCGACGTGAAGGTCAACCCGCAGGGCCGGGTGCTGGTCATGACCACCGAGATCCTCCGCAACATGTTCTACGCCGGGGGGCTCAGCGACCTCGGCTGGGTCGTGCTCGACGAGTGCCATTACATGGGCGACGAAGGGCGCGGCACCGTCTGGGAGGAGATCATCGTCAACGCGCCCAAGGACGTTCCCCTCGTCGCGCTCTCGGCGACCGTGGCCAACATCAAGGAGATCGCCGACTGGATCTCCATCGTGCACCGGCCCATCGTGCCCATCTACCATCCGCACCGCCCGGTGCCGCTGTCGTACGCGCTGGCCGATCTCGCCGGAGAGATCCACGAGCTCGACAAGGTGCGGACGGGCCGGGCGCGCGTGGTGGGGGACGAGCGACGGGCCCAGGACGAGCGCGGGCGCTGGTACACCCGGCGGGTCGTCGATCCCACCGTGCTGATCGAGGCACTGGAGGCGCGGGGGTGGCTGCCGGCGATCTACTTCATCTTCAGCCGGGTGGGCTGCGAGCGGGCCATGGAGGACGTGCTCACCGAGGGGCGGGGCCTCCTGTCCCGTGAGCAGCAGCGTCAGGTGACGGCCGCTCTCGACGAGGCGCTGGGGGAAAGCCCGGCCATCGGCGAGTCAGAGCTGAGCCAGCAGGTGCTGCGGGCGCTCCGGCTCGGCGTGGCCGTCCATCACGCCGGGATCCTGCCGAGCCTCAAGCGGCTCATCGAGCGCCTCTTCGAGCGCGGGCTCTGCCGCGTCGTCTTCGCCACCGAGACGATGAGCCTCGGCATCCACATGCCCGCCCGGGCGGTGGTGCTGCAGAGCCTCACCAAGCGAACCGAGCGCGGCTTCCGCTCGCTCTCGCACAACGAGCTGACGCAGATGGCCGGGCGGGCGGGCCGGCGTGGCATCGACGCCGAGGGCCAGTGCGTCATCGCCCTCGACGCGCGCGACGGCGTGGAGGACGTCCTGCGCGTCGTGGACGGCTCGCCCGAGCCCATCGAGAGCCGGTTCAAGCTCGGCTACGGCTCGGTGGCCCTGCTGATCGGGACCGGCGCCGAGCCGGCAGTGTTGCGCCGCCGCATCGAGGCTTCGTTCGGCCAGTACCAGAACCTCAAGCGCATCCGCGAGCTGGAGACCGATCTGCGACGGCTCGAGGCCGCCCTGGCCGAGGCGCGGGGCTTCGCCGCGCCCTGTGGCGACTTCGCCCGCATCGGACGCTACCGCCGCCTCCGCCAGGAGGCCGACCTGCGCCGGCGGGCGGAGGGTCGGGGCACCCGCCGGGGCGAGCGCGGCCTGATCGAGGCCGAGCCGGGTCGCCTGGCCCTGGTGCGGCGTCGCGGTGCCCCCAGCCTCGCGCTCGTGCTCGGCATCCACTCCATCCGCGGTCACCGCGTGCTGGTGGACGCCCTGCTCCCGCACGGCGCCGTCGTCCGCCTGAAGGCGGGCGCCATGAAGCAGATCTTCTGGTCGACGCCGCCGCTGGCCGTCCCGCGCGACCGCGGACGCGATCACCGCCAGCTCGGCTACCTCGCCCAGGAGCTCTCGGCGCTCGACGTCCGCGAACTGATCGAGCGGGAGCGCGCGCACCGGCCCGAGACCGCGCTGGCCAGCGTCGAATGCCATCGCTGCCCCTGGGGCTCGACGACCCGCTGCGATCAGGCCTGGCGCGAGGTCGAGCGGCTGGGGGAACGAGTCGAGCAGCGCCGCCAGGCCCTGGAGGCTTACCGCGGCGCCTACTGGCAGGAATTCTTGAGAGTGGTCGAGGTGCTCGAGCAGTTCGGCGCCGTGCGACAAGGGCGGCTCGAGCCGAAGGGGCGGCTCATCGCCGGGCTCCGCCACGATAACGAGCTGCTCGTCTCCGAGTTCGCCACCCGGGGCATCCTCTCCGACCTGACGCTGGCCGAGGCGGCGGCGGTGTGCTCGGCGTTGACCGAGGAGGCGCGCTCCGGCGAGCCCCTCATCGCGCGGGCCTTTCTCAAGTCGCGGCCCAAGCTCCGCCGCAAGCTCGATCAGGTGGCGGCGGTCGCCGAGGCCGTCGCCGAGGCCCAGCGGCAGCGCCACCTGGGGATGCCCGTGGCGGTGCACCCGGGCTTCATGCCGGCGGTGTTCCGCTGGGCGTCCGGCGACGACGACTGGCCGGGGATCGTCCAGGAGGCGTTCGGCGGCCACGAGGGAGACCTGATCCGCGCCATGCGGCGGCTGCTCGATCTGCTCCGCCAGCTCGGCGAGAGCGCCGAGGTCTCTCCGCCCGCGGCCCGGCTGCTCGTCCAGGCCGCCCGCGTGATCGATCGTGGCATCGTGCTGGAGTCCGCGCTGATCTGA
- a CDS encoding ROK family protein has protein sequence MTRALLGVDVGGTTTAAGVVATDGEVLIEERAPTHRAGPGTACQTIVELTEAVRRRAGDKGLAIVGIGVGVPGVVDATAGRIGDEVPNVPDLAGQPLAAILGQRFGLPVFVDNDANALALAELTFGLGRGALSMVVLAAGTGFGGGIVLGGRLVRGAHWFGGELGHAPVKFDGLPCWCGGRGCLAVYASGRGIAQAARERAATARGAGLLRLVGGDPRAITAPLVFQAAEARDPIATEVVDEACRALGAMIGVIVNGLNPEVIVITGGVAAAYAPLEKKVLAAAAEHAFKRALAQTRVRIVPGDKRVTMRGAAALVLYEMGGQGP, from the coding sequence ATGACCAGGGCGCTGCTCGGCGTGGACGTGGGCGGCACGACGACCGCGGCCGGCGTGGTGGCAACCGACGGCGAGGTCTTGATCGAGGAGCGTGCGCCCACGCACCGGGCGGGGCCGGGGACCGCCTGCCAGACGATCGTGGAGCTGACCGAGGCCGTTCGCCGGCGCGCCGGGGACAAGGGGCTCGCCATCGTGGGCATCGGCGTCGGGGTGCCCGGCGTCGTCGACGCCACGGCCGGGCGGATCGGGGACGAAGTGCCGAACGTGCCCGACCTGGCGGGTCAGCCGCTGGCGGCGATTCTCGGCCAGCGCTTCGGGCTGCCGGTCTTCGTGGACAACGATGCGAACGCGCTGGCGCTGGCCGAGCTGACGTTCGGGCTCGGTCGGGGCGCGCTCTCGATGGTCGTGCTCGCCGCCGGTACCGGATTCGGGGGCGGCATCGTCCTGGGCGGCCGGCTGGTGCGGGGCGCGCACTGGTTCGGCGGAGAGTTGGGCCACGCGCCGGTGAAGTTCGACGGCCTCCCGTGCTGGTGCGGGGGGCGCGGCTGCCTGGCCGTCTACGCGAGCGGCCGCGGGATCGCCCAGGCGGCGCGCGAGCGCGCGGCAACCGCGCGGGGGGCCGGGCTGCTCAGGCTGGTGGGAGGTGATCCGCGGGCAATCACGGCGCCGCTGGTCTTCCAGGCGGCGGAAGCTCGGGACCCGATCGCGACCGAGGTGGTGGACGAGGCGTGCCGGGCGCTGGGCGCCATGATCGGCGTGATCGTGAACGGGCTCAACCCCGAGGTCATCGTGATCACGGGCGGCGTGGCCGCCGCCTACGCGCCGCTCGAGAAGAAGGTGCTGGCCGCCGCCGCCGAGCACGCGTTCAAGCGGGCGCTCGCCCAGACGCGCGTGCGCATCGTTCCGGGGGACAAGCGCGTCACCATGCGCGGCGCCGCCGCGCTGGTGCTGTACGAGATGGGAGGGCAGGGGCCATGA
- a CDS encoding divalent metal cation transporter, translating into MATAPPEEGRHSHNPIVRYFKLLGPGLVTGASDDDPSGITTYSVAGASLGHAMLWTAIATFPLMAAIQLICARIGLVSGQGLAGALRHHYPRSFLYMACILLLVANVFNISADLGGMADAAEVLTGIPALLFVPVFGLSMLGITVWTSYTTFARYLKWLTAALFAYVAAAFLAHPDWTSALLATVVPRMSFDSASVTTLVGILGTTISPYLFFWQASQEVEEERAQGRRTLAQRRGATEHELRDARLDVTTGMLFSNVAMYFIMLATASTLHRAGLREIESSRQAAEALRPLAGDAAYLLYALGLVGTGLLAVPVLAGSASYAIAELFGWRSGLDLPPRRARRFYLVLAGAIVAGMLLDVFQTNPVRMLFLSALLNGLLAPPLLVLVMLVGNNRTIMGEHTNPFWLNVFGWAAAAVMTLGAIAFLVTWLASGGG; encoded by the coding sequence ATGGCGACGGCGCCCCCCGAGGAGGGGCGGCACAGCCACAACCCGATCGTCCGGTACTTCAAGCTGCTCGGCCCCGGCCTCGTCACCGGCGCCTCCGACGACGACCCCAGCGGCATCACGACGTACTCGGTGGCCGGCGCGTCGCTCGGCCACGCCATGCTGTGGACGGCGATCGCGACATTCCCCTTGATGGCGGCGATCCAGCTCATCTGCGCCCGCATCGGGCTCGTCTCCGGCCAGGGACTCGCCGGCGCGCTCCGCCATCACTACCCGCGCTCGTTTCTCTATATGGCCTGCATCCTGCTGCTCGTGGCGAACGTGTTCAACATCAGCGCCGACCTGGGGGGCATGGCCGACGCCGCGGAGGTGCTGACGGGAATCCCTGCGCTCCTCTTCGTCCCCGTCTTCGGCCTGTCGATGCTCGGGATCACCGTCTGGACGAGCTACACGACCTTCGCCCGCTATCTCAAGTGGCTCACGGCGGCGCTGTTCGCCTACGTCGCGGCGGCCTTCCTCGCCCATCCCGACTGGACGTCCGCGCTGCTGGCGACCGTCGTTCCCCGGATGAGCTTCGACAGCGCGTCGGTGACGACGCTGGTGGGCATCCTGGGCACGACCATCTCTCCCTATCTCTTCTTCTGGCAGGCCTCCCAGGAGGTGGAGGAGGAGCGGGCCCAGGGGCGCCGGACGCTCGCGCAGCGCCGCGGCGCCACCGAGCACGAGCTTCGCGACGCCCGCCTCGACGTGACGACCGGGATGCTCTTCTCGAACGTCGCCATGTACTTCATCATGCTGGCCACGGCATCGACACTGCATCGCGCGGGGCTCCGCGAGATCGAATCGAGCCGGCAGGCGGCTGAAGCACTGCGGCCGCTGGCGGGCGACGCCGCCTATCTGCTCTATGCCCTCGGTCTCGTCGGCACGGGGCTCCTCGCCGTGCCCGTGCTCGCCGGCTCGGCGTCGTATGCGATTGCGGAGCTCTTTGGCTGGCGCTCGGGCCTCGATCTGCCTCCGCGGCGGGCCCGACGCTTCTATCTGGTGCTGGCGGGCGCGATCGTCGCCGGCATGCTGCTGGACGTGTTCCAGACGAATCCGGTGCGCATGCTGTTCCTCTCGGCCCTCCTCAACGGGCTGCTGGCGCCGCCACTGCTGGTCCTGGTCATGCTCGTCGGTAACAACCGCACCATCATGGGCGAGCACACCAACCCCTTCTGGCTGAACGTCTTCGGGTGGGCCGCAGCGGCGGTCATGACGCTGGGCGCGATCGCCTTCCTGGTGACGTGGCTCGCCAGCGGCGGCGGTTAG
- a CDS encoding ChbG/HpnK family deacetylase, which produces MVNADDFGVTRGVSAGILEAHLHGIVTSTTVLVTGELDRALLAAACASGMGMGLHVNLTLGRPLTRARSLVDADGRFIRDPRRAAAQAGAQDVEREIEAQIEKFLALTKRPPTHLDTHHHVGFYSPVAETVLAAARRLGARLRSENASVRARVRSAGLRTPDHFFGESGPDAYWTMARTLRHLGALPPGVSEFMTHPGRFDEALAGSRYGRQREIELIGLGTPAARAAAHALGITLCHFGQL; this is translated from the coding sequence ATCGTCAACGCCGACGACTTCGGGGTGACCCGGGGCGTGAGCGCCGGCATCCTGGAAGCCCATCTCCACGGTATCGTGACGAGCACGACGGTGCTGGTGACCGGTGAGCTCGACCGCGCGCTGCTGGCCGCCGCCTGCGCGTCCGGCATGGGCATGGGGCTCCACGTCAATCTCACGCTCGGGCGTCCGCTGACGCGGGCGCGATCGCTGGTGGACGCCGACGGCCGCTTCATCCGCGACCCGCGGCGGGCGGCGGCGCAGGCCGGCGCCCAGGACGTCGAGCGGGAGATCGAGGCCCAGATCGAGAAGTTCCTCGCGCTGACGAAGCGCCCGCCCACCCACCTCGACACGCACCACCACGTCGGCTTCTATTCGCCCGTGGCCGAGACGGTGCTGGCGGCCGCGCGGCGGCTCGGCGCCCGACTGAGGAGCGAGAACGCGTCCGTGCGCGCCCGCGTCCGCAGCGCCGGGCTTCGCACGCCCGACCACTTCTTCGGCGAGTCCGGGCCCGACGCCTACTGGACCATGGCCCGGACTCTGCGCCACCTGGGCGCGCTGCCGCCTGGCGTGTCGGAGTTCATGACGCATCCGGGGCGATTCGACGAGGCGCTGGCCGGGAGCCGCTACGGCCGCCAGCGTGAGATCGAGCTGATCGGACTGGGGACGCCGGCGGCGCGCGCGGCGGCCCACGCCCTGGGCATCACGCTCTGTCACTTCGGTCAGCTCTAG
- a CDS encoding sulfite exporter TauE/SafE family protein, whose translation MLVTLFAAGAVLVSAFIKGAIGFGFPTLATPLLTLFTDVKTAVVVLILPNIVMDGVQFVRRGAPLATVRRLALLLVFGAAGTVLGTRLLVTLSSRTVMLVLGCFILLFVALNVMRVALRVPAGWEPWLSPPTGLLAGIIGGVTNVPGTPLVIYFYALGMDKHEFVRSVAFSFIVYKLVQLGAVAYYGLLTWPLLGVSLALTLVGLAAFALGLGVQDRLEQATFNRAVLIFLAGLGLWLTGRAIL comes from the coding sequence GTGCTCGTGACGCTCTTCGCCGCCGGCGCGGTTCTGGTCTCCGCGTTCATCAAGGGAGCGATCGGGTTCGGGTTCCCGACCCTGGCCACCCCGCTGCTCACCCTCTTCACCGACGTGAAGACGGCGGTGGTGGTCCTGATCCTGCCCAACATCGTGATGGACGGGGTCCAGTTCGTGCGGCGCGGGGCGCCGCTGGCCACCGTCAGGCGGCTCGCCCTCCTGCTGGTCTTCGGGGCGGCGGGGACGGTGCTGGGCACCCGCCTGCTCGTGACCCTATCGTCCCGGACGGTGATGCTCGTCCTCGGTTGCTTCATCCTGCTCTTCGTCGCGCTCAACGTGATGCGGGTCGCGCTGCGCGTCCCCGCGGGCTGGGAGCCCTGGCTGTCGCCGCCGACGGGGCTGCTGGCGGGGATCATCGGCGGCGTCACCAATGTGCCCGGTACGCCGCTGGTCATCTACTTCTACGCGCTCGGCATGGACAAGCACGAGTTCGTCCGCTCGGTGGCCTTCTCGTTCATCGTCTACAAGCTCGTACAGCTCGGCGCCGTGGCCTATTACGGCCTGCTGACGTGGCCGCTGCTGGGCGTCTCCCTGGCCCTGACGCTCGTGGGCCTGGCGGCCTTCGCGCTCGGCCTCGGGGTGCAGGACCGCCTGGAGCAAGCGACGTTCAACCGCGCGGTCTTGATCTTCCTGGCCGGCCTGGGACTCTGGCTGACCGGGCGGGCGATCCTCTAG
- a CDS encoding HemK2/MTQ2 family protein methyltransferase, producing the protein MTDDGVLLFAWRGCLFRVTDRVQPPKAGSLFFCRHLPVRAGERMLEIGAGLGLAAVLAAKTGVRVVATDVVEEAVETIRVNALLNGVTVDARRGDCYAPVAGERFDLICTNPPQMPTPPGRERDDPTAAADNGGVDGWEILDRVIESAGDHLVPRGRLVFSIFAFLGRKTAFGKLERQGFTPSLLASEVQAFPRIGYERLDHIRGLDGEGALPPAGVPATVERLLVQGSLA; encoded by the coding sequence GTGACCGACGACGGCGTCCTGCTCTTCGCCTGGCGCGGTTGCCTCTTCCGCGTGACCGACCGCGTCCAGCCGCCTAAGGCCGGCTCGCTCTTCTTCTGCCGCCACCTGCCCGTGCGGGCGGGCGAGCGGATGCTGGAGATCGGCGCCGGCCTCGGGCTGGCCGCGGTGCTGGCGGCGAAGACGGGCGTCCGGGTGGTCGCCACCGACGTGGTGGAGGAGGCGGTGGAAACGATCCGGGTGAACGCGCTCCTCAACGGCGTCACCGTCGACGCCCGGCGGGGTGACTGCTACGCTCCGGTCGCGGGCGAGCGCTTCGATCTGATCTGCACCAACCCGCCGCAGATGCCGACGCCGCCGGGGCGCGAGCGCGACGACCCCACGGCCGCCGCCGACAACGGGGGCGTCGACGGCTGGGAGATCCTGGACCGCGTGATCGAGAGCGCGGGCGACCATCTGGTTCCGCGGGGGCGTCTGGTGTTTTCGATCTTCGCCTTCCTCGGGCGCAAGACGGCCTTTGGGAAGCTCGAGCGCCAGGGCTTCACGCCCTCGCTGCTGGCCAGCGAGGTCCAGGCGTTTCCCCGGATCGGCTACGAGCGGCTCGATCACATCCGCGGCCTCGACGGTGAGGGGGCGCTGCCCCCGGCGGGCGTGCCGGCGACCGTCGAGCGCCTCCTCGTCCAGGGATCACTGGCCTGA
- a CDS encoding TlpA disulfide reductase family protein, with the protein MRGVLPAALAGLLALVSTAANGAPAAPGFRVKLLDSARTIDSRDLLGKKVLVLRFQASYCKPCARESAAFGRLVQRYRRRGVEFLALHVQDTVADTRRFVRAQKVTYPVALDLRLTIGNQFGFKGTPYTVVVDLKGEMVAGIHGLSAVTRLPRILDAALPEDGSEPG; encoded by the coding sequence GTGCGCGGCGTACTCCCGGCTGCCCTGGCGGGTCTCCTCGCGCTCGTCTCCACCGCCGCCAACGGCGCGCCGGCGGCGCCCGGCTTCCGGGTGAAGCTGCTCGACTCCGCGCGCACAATCGACTCGCGCGACCTGCTGGGCAAGAAGGTCCTCGTCCTGCGCTTCCAGGCTTCCTACTGCAAGCCCTGCGCGAGGGAGTCGGCCGCCTTCGGGCGCCTGGTCCAGCGCTACCGTCGGCGCGGCGTCGAGTTCCTGGCGCTGCACGTCCAGGACACCGTCGCCGACACCCGTCGCTTCGTGCGCGCCCAGAAGGTCACGTACCCGGTGGCCCTCGATCTCAGGCTCACGATCGGTAACCAGTTCGGCTTCAAGGGCACGCCCTACACCGTCGTCGTGGACCTCAAGGGGGAGATGGTGGCGGGCATCCACGGCCTCTCGGCCGTCACCCGCCTGCCCCGTATCCTCGACGCGGCGCTGCCCGAGGACGGCTCGGAGCCCGGCTAA
- a CDS encoding FAD-linked oxidase C-terminal domain-containing protein → MNDLEHELRKVVAGDVRFDPASRLLYSTDASMYQVEPIGVVIPRDRGDVQATIDVAKKNGVALLPRGGGTSLTGQTVNHALVLDFSPHLNRVVEVNAEELWARVEPGLVQEELNHHVRPLGLLFGPDTSTSNRATLGGMIGNNSGGSHSIAYGLTVDHVLEVTALLADGTRVVFGDVTPEELRRRGGRPGLEGQIYREVARIRETYADEIRARYPAYWRRVAGYNLNELVGASVKPGSYAGGGNGAQRPLSMARLIVGSEGTLVTVLEAKMRLVRRPQATALDVIHYRDLQEALESSQSILETGPYAVELTDKMILDLAWGNLEQSQRMGFVQGDPAAILIVEYAGETEGEVRAQVEALEARRQRERMGYASHVAYDPAEQGSIWKLRKAGLGLLLGMKGDRKPIAFVEDTAVDPKHLPEFVPRFREIFAKYDTDGAYYGHCSVGCLHIRPVINLKTARGLEQVRAIADEITALVLEFGGTISSEHGDGRARSSFLARMYGPRIMQAFREVKAAFDPDNRMNPGNIVASPGITEHLRYGPQYATREPATLLDFSAQGGLAAAVEMCNGVGVCRKTLEGTMCPSYMATRDEEHSTRGRANALRAVLSGHLPPAEFTGQRLHEIMDLCLECKGCKAECPSNVDMAKLKYEFLYHYHRAHGLPLRNRLFGHIARLNALGARLPALVNWASSLAPGRFLLEKLAGIDRRRPLPTLAPETFTAWFARHRAPARAPRGDVVLFHDTFVTYNVPEIGRAAVELLEAAGYRVLLVDRKCCGRPLISKGLLDRAREHAAWNVARLAPEVARGAAVVGLEPSCLLTLRDESVDLLRTDEARAVARQSFLLEEFLLRERQRGLRLDFRAPGRKALLHGHCHQKALVGTAPTVAALRWAGFEVSEVDSGCCGMAGSFGFEREHYEISISLGNRRLAPAVTAASADTEIVAPGMSCRQQIAHLAGRRAKHPAEVLREALVG, encoded by the coding sequence GTGAACGACCTGGAGCACGAACTTCGCAAGGTCGTCGCGGGCGATGTCCGCTTCGACCCGGCGTCCCGTCTCCTCTACTCCACGGACGCGTCGATGTACCAGGTCGAGCCGATCGGCGTGGTGATTCCGCGCGATCGCGGCGACGTGCAGGCGACGATCGACGTCGCGAAGAAGAACGGCGTCGCCCTCCTGCCGCGCGGCGGGGGCACGTCGCTCACGGGGCAGACGGTCAACCACGCCCTGGTCCTCGACTTCTCGCCGCACCTGAACCGGGTGGTGGAGGTGAACGCGGAGGAACTGTGGGCGCGCGTGGAGCCGGGCCTGGTCCAGGAGGAGCTGAACCATCACGTCCGCCCGCTGGGGCTCCTCTTCGGACCCGACACGTCCACCTCGAACCGGGCGACGCTGGGCGGGATGATCGGCAACAACTCGGGGGGCTCGCACTCGATCGCCTACGGGCTGACGGTGGATCACGTCCTCGAGGTGACGGCGCTCCTGGCCGACGGCACCCGGGTCGTCTTCGGAGACGTCACGCCCGAGGAGCTTCGCCGCCGGGGCGGGCGGCCCGGCCTCGAGGGGCAGATCTACCGCGAGGTCGCGCGGATCAGGGAGACCTACGCCGACGAGATCCGGGCCCGCTATCCCGCCTACTGGCGCCGGGTCGCCGGCTACAACCTCAACGAGTTGGTCGGAGCGTCCGTGAAGCCCGGCTCCTACGCCGGCGGGGGAAACGGCGCCCAGCGTCCCCTGAGCATGGCGCGGCTGATCGTCGGCTCGGAGGGTACGCTGGTCACCGTGCTCGAGGCCAAGATGCGCCTGGTGCGGCGCCCGCAGGCCACCGCGCTCGACGTCATCCACTACCGCGATCTCCAGGAGGCGCTCGAGTCCTCGCAGTCGATCCTGGAAACCGGCCCCTACGCCGTCGAGTTGACCGACAAGATGATCCTCGACCTGGCCTGGGGCAACCTCGAGCAGTCCCAGCGCATGGGCTTCGTCCAGGGCGATCCGGCGGCCATCCTCATCGTGGAGTACGCCGGGGAGACCGAGGGCGAGGTGCGGGCCCAGGTCGAGGCACTGGAGGCGCGGCGCCAGCGCGAGCGCATGGGCTACGCCTCGCACGTCGCCTACGATCCCGCCGAGCAGGGGTCGATCTGGAAGCTCAGGAAGGCGGGGCTGGGGCTGCTGCTGGGCATGAAGGGCGACCGGAAGCCCATCGCCTTCGTCGAGGACACCGCCGTCGATCCCAAGCACCTGCCCGAGTTCGTCCCGCGCTTCCGGGAGATCTTCGCCAAGTACGACACCGACGGCGCCTACTACGGCCACTGCTCAGTGGGGTGTCTGCACATCCGCCCCGTCATCAACCTCAAGACGGCGCGGGGGCTGGAGCAGGTGCGGGCGATCGCCGACGAGATCACCGCCCTCGTCCTCGAGTTCGGCGGCACCATCTCCAGCGAGCACGGCGACGGGCGGGCCCGCAGCTCCTTCCTCGCGCGCATGTATGGCCCCCGGATCATGCAGGCCTTCCGGGAGGTCAAGGCCGCCTTCGATCCCGACAACCGCATGAACCCCGGCAACATCGTGGCCTCGCCCGGGATCACCGAGCACCTCCGCTACGGGCCGCAGTACGCGACGCGGGAGCCGGCGACGCTGCTCGATTTCTCGGCGCAGGGGGGCTTGGCGGCGGCCGTGGAGATGTGCAACGGCGTGGGCGTCTGCCGCAAGACGCTGGAGGGCACGATGTGCCCCTCCTACATGGCCACCAGGGACGAGGAGCACTCGACGCGCGGCCGCGCCAACGCCCTGCGCGCCGTGCTCTCCGGGCACCTGCCGCCGGCGGAGTTCACGGGCCAGCGGCTCCACGAGATCATGGATCTCTGCCTGGAGTGCAAGGGCTGCAAGGCCGAGTGCCCGTCCAACGTGGACATGGCCAAGCTCAAGTACGAGTTCCTCTACCACTACCACCGCGCCCACGGTCTGCCCCTGCGCAACCGGCTCTTCGGTCACATCGCCCGCCTGAACGCGCTGGGGGCCAGGCTGCCGGCCCTCGTCAACTGGGCCTCGAGTCTCGCGCCCGGTCGCTTCCTGCTGGAGAAGCTGGCGGGCATCGATCGCCGCCGCCCGCTGCCGACGCTGGCGCCGGAGACGTTCACCGCCTGGTTCGCCCGCCATCGCGCGCCCGCCCGGGCGCCGCGCGGCGACGTCGTGCTCTTCCACGACACGTTCGTGACCTACAACGTCCCCGAGATCGGCCGCGCCGCCGTGGAGCTCCTGGAGGCGGCCGGCTATCGGGTGCTCCTGGTCGACCGGAAGTGCTGCGGGCGGCCCCTCATCTCCAAGGGGCTGCTGGACCGGGCGCGCGAGCACGCGGCCTGGAACGTGGCCCGGCTGGCGCCCGAGGTGGCGCGCGGCGCCGCCGTGGTGGGGCTGGAGCCCTCGTGCCTCCTCACGCTGCGGGACGAGTCGGTCGATCTGCTGCGGACCGACGAGGCGCGCGCGGTGGCCCGCCAGAGCTTCCTGCTCGAGGAGTTCCTGCTCCGCGAGCGCCAGCGCGGCCTCCGGCTCGACTTCCGCGCCCCCGGCCGGAAGGCGCTGCTCCATGGCCACTGCCATCAGAAGGCGCTCGTCGGCACCGCGCCCACGGTGGCAGCGCTCCGGTGGGCGGGCTTCGAGGTGAGCGAGGTCGATTCCGGCTGTTGCGGGATGGCCGGATCGTTCGGCTTCGAGCGCGAGCACTACGAGATTTCTATATCGCTCGGCAACCGCCGCCTGGCCCCCGCCGTCACGGCGGCCTCGGCCGACACCGAGATCGTCGCCCCCGGGATGTCCTGCCGCCAGCAGATCGCCCATCTGGCTGGCCGGCGGGCGAAACACCCGGCCGAGGTGCTGCGCGAGGCGCTGGTCGGCTGA